The genomic interval GCCTGACCATCCTGGGCGGCAAGCAGTTTTTCATCACCGGCTGCACCGAACCCTCGGGCCCGGGAGACAGCGACGGGCCGAAAGGCCCCGGCCGTGACGCATGAACGCCCGCACCCCCACTCCCTTCTCCTCGCCCGCCCCCGATTCGCCGATGCCGCGCTCCGTATGCAAGGCCGAGGCGCTATGGCGCGTCCTGCCCGATCTCGCGACCTTCGTGGCGCTCGTCGCGATCGTGACGCACGGCCTTTTGGAGGGCGCGCGAAACCTCGGCTACCACTGGCAATGGTACGCGGTGCCGCGCTTCATCCTGGAGACGGGCGAGGCCGGTCTCACGGCCGGACCGTTGCTTTCCGGTCTCGCCCTGACGCTTTGGATCGCCGCCCTGGCCCTGCCGTTGAGCTTCGTGATCGGCCTTTCGGCCTGCCTGCTCTCGCTTTCGAATTCCTTCACCGGCCGTCTGGTGGCGCGCTGCTATCTGGAGACCGTGCGTAACACTCCGCTCCTGATCCAGATATTCGTCGTCTATTTCGTCTTCGCGCCGCTTTTGGACATGGACCGGTTCTGGGCGGGCGTGATCGCCCTGGCCCTGTTCGAGGGGGCCTACGCCTCGGAGATCATGCGCGCGGGCATCGTCTCGCTGCCGCGCGGCCAATGGGAGGCCGCCTACAGCCTGGGACTCTCCACCCGCCAGGCCTACGCCAGGGTCATCCTGCCCCAGGCGCTTCGCCGTGCGCTGCCGCCGCTGACCGGCCAGACCGTGGCCCTGGTCAAGGATTCGGCGCTCTTGTCCATCATCTCGATCTTCGAGTTGACGTTTCAGGCGCAAAAAATCGTCTCCGACACATTCATGACCTTCGAAATATGGTTCACGGCGGCCGCGCTCTATCTGATCGTGACCTGCACCCTCTCGGCGCTCTCGCGGGCCCTGGAGAGGCGCGTGCGCGTGGAGGCTTGAGCATGGCGTTTCTGGTCGAACGAACCGAACCCGCCCGGCCCCCGGCCAAGCCGCTTGGCCCGGTCGTCGTCTCCGTGCGGGGCGTGCGCAAGTCTTTCGAGCGTGGGCAGTGCGCCTTGTGCGGGGTGGACCTCGACGTGCGTCAGGGCGAGGTGGTGGTGGTTATCGGCCCTTCGGGCTCGGGCAAGTCCACGCTCTTGCGCATGATAAACGGCCTGGAGAGCCCTGACGCGGGCCGGGTCGTCGTGGATGGGATCGATGTCGAGGCATCGCGCGCGAACCGCGATCTGGTGCGAAGGCGGGTGGGCATGGTCTTTCAGCATTTCAACCTCTTTCCGCACCTGAGCGTGCTTGAGAACGTGAACCTCGCGCAGCGGCTGGCCCAGGGCAAGAGCCGGGCCGAGGCCACGGCTGCTAGTCGCGAATTGCTCGACCGCGTGGGACTCTTGGACAAGGCGGACAGTTATCCCTCGGCGCTCTCCGGTGGGCAGCAACAGCGCACGGCCATCGCTCGGGCCCTGGCGCTTCGGCCCAGGATCATGCTCTTCGACGAGGCCACGAGCGCCCTCGATCCGGAAGTCATCGGCGAGGTTCTGGAGGTCATGCGCGGCTTGGCCGCAGAGGGCATGACCATGATCGTCGTGACCCACGAGATGGGCTTCGCCCGCGAGGCCGGGGACCGCATCGTGTTCATGGACCAGGGCGCGGTAGTGGAGGAGGGTATGGCGGCCGAATTCTTCCTCGCCCCGCGCGAGGAGCGCACCAGACGCTTCCTGAGCCAGATCCTCTAGGCAAATCGTCCGGACGCGCGACGCATACGCCGTGCGTCCCGGAATCAGACGTACGACAAGGAGAACGACATGAGACGCACGACTATCATCATCGCCTGCCTGCTGGCCATTCTCGCGGCGCTGCCCGCCATGGCCGACGTGCGGCGCGACCTGACCGAGGCCGGGACCATGGAGCAGGTCTTTCGGCGCGGCGTGTTGCGCGTGGGCATGGACATCTTCGAGCCCTGGGCCATGAAAGACAAGAACGGCGAGTTCATCGGCTTCGAGATCGACGTGGCCCGGCGGCTGGCCGGGGATCTCGGGGTCAGGCTCGAACTCGTGCCCACCAAGTGGGACGGCATCATCCCGGCGCTTTTGACCGGCAAGTTCGACGTCATCATCGGCGGCATGAGCATCCGGGCCGATCGCGCCAAGAAGGTCAATTTCACCATCCCATACGACGTCTCGGGCATGTCTATCGTGGCCAACACGCAGCGCCTGCCCGGCAAGACGCGTATCGAGGATTTCGACGACCCCTCCGTGACCGTGGCGGCCCGCGCGGGCACCACGGCGGCCAAGGCGGCCGAGAAATTCCTGCCCAAGGCCAAGCTGCTGCTCTTCAACGACGAGCCGCAGGCCGTACAGGAAGTGCTCTCCGGCCGCGCCCAGGCTTTCGTCTCCATGGCGCCCAAACCCGCCTTCGAGGCCATCGCCAATCCCGGCAAGCTCTATCTGCCCTTTTCCGGCACTTTCACCAGCGAGCCCAACGCCATGGCCCTGCGCAAGGGCGATCCCGACTCCCTGAATCTGCTGGACTCCTGGATCAGGGCTGTGGAGGCCGAGGGCTGGTTCAAGGAGCGTCGCCGGTATTGGTTCGAAACCCGCGACTGGGCGGATCAGTTGCCTTAGTGAAGGAACGGGCAGACCGTTAGCGGTCTGTGGAATGAGCCGACAGATATGCAGCCACTGACCAAAGTCCGTTCCACCAAGCTCGATGCCGTACTCCTGCCGCTATTGGCCGCAGTAGCGGGCTATGTGGTTTGGCTCTTCGCCGTGGACCTGGACTACCAGTGGCGCTGGTCCTCGGTGCTGACCATGTTCGCGCGGCGCGATCCCGAGACCGGGGCGCTCGTGGCCAATATCCTGACTCAGGGGCTTTTGACCACGCTCAAGCTCTCGGTCTGGTCCATGGGGTTGGCCCTGATCGTCGGCACGCTCATGGGCGTGGCCGGATCGGCCGTAGCCGGTCCGGGCCGCCGCCGGGGGCGGCTCTTTTGGCGGCTCGTCGCGGGCAGCTACGTGACCTTCGTGCGCAACACGCCGCCGCTCGTGCTCATCTTCCTCTTCTACTTCTTCATCGGCGACCAGATCATGGCCTGGCTCGGCGTGGAGGATATGGCGCGCGGGCTCTCCGCCCCCTGGCAGGAGACGCTGGCCTTTTGGGCCGCGCCGCCCGCGCGCTTCACGGCCTTCTGCTCGGCCGTACTCACCCTGGCGCTCTACGAGGGCGCCTACATTGCCGAGATCGTGCGCGCAGGCATTCTCTCCGTGGAACGCGGCCAGTGGGAAGCGGCCTACGCGCTCGGCCTCTCGCCGCGCCAGAGGTTGGTGCGCGTGGTGCTGCCGCAAGCATTTCGGCGCTCCGTGCCCTCCCTGGCCGGGCAGTTCATCGCCACCATCAAGGCCTCGTCCATCGTCTCGGTCATCTCCATCCCGGAGCTGACCTTCCAGGCCATGGCGGTCATGGCTTCGACCTCGCGCGTCTACGAGGTCTGGCTGACCGTTTTCGCCTGCTACCTGGCCCTTTGCCTCTCGCTCTCCCTTGCCTCGCGGCGGCTCGAAGCGTGGTTCGCGCGGCGGGGATGACCCGCCCCGGCGCGCAGAAGCGTGTTGACATGGCGCGGCAAGCCGATACGATGCCCCATTCTTCCATACATTGACAGATCACAAACGAGGAACAGCGAATGCCTACGGATTCCATAAAGTTCTGGGGACTTACCACCTGTATCCACTGCAAGAAGGCCAAGCAGTTCCTCGACGACTGCGGGGTGGCTTACGAACTGACATACGTGGACAAGCTCGAAGGCGACGAGCGCAAGCAGACCATCGAGGAAGTGAAAAAGCACAACTCCGCCCTGTCCTTTCCCACCATACTGGTGGGCGACACGGTGGTCGTGGGCTTCAATGAGGCCGATCTGAAGGCCGCACTGAAGCTATAGTCGAGAGAAGAAAGGAAAGGGAGCGGCTGACCGCGCCCGAATACGCCCAGGTACGCAAACGTACGCGCTGATCAGCCGATCCGGATGCGCCCGCTCGCAAGAGACGCACGGGTGCTGCCGGGGCAGGGGGGTATCTTCATGGACGCCAAGGAACTCTACGCCAGGCTCAAGCCCTTGCAGGAAAAGCAGGGTTTCCTCTTTAATCCTGACGAGTCCTACACCATGCCACTGCTGGAAGGGCTTTTGGTGAACAAGGAGCGCTACGGCTACATGGCCTGCCCCTGCCGCTTGGCCACTGGGCAGTACGACAAGGACCGCGATATCATCTGTCCCTGCGCCTACCGGGCCGACGACGTGGCCGAGTACGGGGCCTGCTACTGCGCGCTCTACGTCTCCGAAGCCTACCGCGACGGCAGGATCGAGAGGCGCACCGTGCCCGAGCGACGTCCGGCGGACAAGGTCCAGGAAGCTTTCGAAGCCGCGCTCGGTTGTTGACCGGGCCGCATCCATCCCGCAGGAGGCCGTCCGTGTCCAGGCTCGTTTCCTTCCTTGCGCGTCCGTTTTCGGGCCGCTCGGCCATCGTCCTGTTCAATCTGGCGATCATGGCCATCGCCTTCGACATCCTGTGGGACATGGTGCCCCTGGTCCTAAGCGCCGCCGACGACATCGACGAACTCGAACGAGTTTCCGACGGCCTGGGCACGATCCTCATCGCCTACGGCGTGCTGGCGGAGGAGCGCGAATCGCTGATGAAGTTCGCACGGCTCTATCCGGCCATGCTTTCGCCCGTGCAGGAGCGGCTGGACCATCTGAGCCACGGCTACGGCATGTGCTTTCTGGTCATCGGCCTGTTCATGGAGATGGGCGTGCAACTGGTCAAGATCCCGGACGCCATCCTCGACACGCAGGGGCTCGAAGCCCTGATCTTCGGCGTGAACGCCTTTTTCATCGCCCTGACCCTGGCGCTCATGACGCGTTTCACCTGGCGCGTGCTACGCGCGAAGGCCCAGGCGCCGGCCGTCGCCCCGGCCGAGGCCTGATGCCGGAAGTACTCGCGTGTTCAAGCTCCGTTTTCGCCGTCCGGGCTTGCAGCCTGGGCGCGGCATGGCTATGACGACGAAATCATGAGCGAATACGACGTCACTTCCCTTGTCGGCGGTTCCGTGGGGCGCGTGGAGAAGCGCTTCGCCACCCTGGCCGAACCGCCGCACACCCTGCGCCTGGAATGCGGCCGCGAGATCGGCCCCGTGACCCTTGCCTACGAGACCTGGGGCGAGCTTTCGCCCGAGGGCGACAATTGCGTGCTCGTTTGCCACGCCCTGACCGGCGATTCGCACGCCGCAGGCTACTACACTAGCGAGGACCAAAAGCCCGGCTGGTGGGATATCATGATCGGGCCGGGCAAGCCCATAGACACCGACAGATATTTCGTGGTCTGCTCCAACGTGCTGGGAAGCTGCATGGGCTCCACCGGCCCGGCCTCCATCAAGCCCGGCACGGACGAATTCTGGGGCATGGATTTCCCCATCGTGACCATCGGCGACATGGTCGAGGCGCAGCGGCTGCTTCTCGATAACCTGGGCGTGAAGCGCCTGCTCTCGGTCGTGGGCGGCTCCGTGGGCGGCATGCAGGTGCTCGAATGGTCGGTGCGTTATCCCGAGCGCGTGGCCTCGGCCATCCCCTTGGCCACCACCTGCGAGCACTCGGCCCTTGCCATCGCCTTCAACGAGGTCGCGCGCCAGGCCATCATGGCCGATCCCGCCTGGAACGAAGGGGCCTATCACGGCGGGCCCTTCCCGGATTACGGCCTGGCCGTGGCGCGCATGGTCGGCCACGTGACCTATCTTTCCGACGAGGCCATGCGCCGCAAGTTCGGCCGCAACCTTCAGGATCGCTGCAGCCTGACCTACCGCTTCGAGCCCGAATTCCAGGTGGAGAGCTACCTGCGCCACCAGGGCCGCAAGTTCACCGAGCGCTTCGACGCCAACACCTTCCTCTACCTGACCAAGGCGGCCGACTACTTCAGCCTGGCCCAGGCCTGGGGCGGCGGCTCGCTGACCCGCGCCTTCTCGCGTGCCGCCTGCCGCTATCTGGTGGCCTCGTTCACCTCGGACTGGCTTTATCCGACCTACCAGTCGCGGGCCATGGTCCAGGCCATGAAGAAGAACGGCCTGCAGGTCAGCTTCTGCGAGATCACGGCCGACCTTGGGCACGACGCCTTCCTGCTGCCCAGCGCCCGGCTCAACTCCCTGATCACGGGCTTTTTGACGGACACTCTGGCCAGGGTGCGGGAGGGCGGCGATGCGCTTTGATCTTTCGGTCATCGCCCAGTGGGTGGAGCCCGGCGCGCGGGTTTTGGACCTTGGCTGCGGCGCGGGCGTGCTGCTCGATCATCTGACGCGCGAGAAGGGCGTGCGCGGCACGGGCGTCGAGATCGACGAGGAGAAGGCCTCGGCCGCCATCGCCAAGGGTCTCACCGTGCTGCACGGCGACATCTTCGCCGAGATCGCGGACTACCCGGACCAGTCCTTCGACTACGTGATCCTCTCCCAGACCCTGCAGCAGGTCTACGAGCCAGCCCGGCTCATCGGCGAGATGCTGCGCGTGGGGCGGCGGGGCATCGTCAGCTTCCCCAACTTCGCGGTCTGGTACAACCGCCTGATGTTCCTGCTTCTGGGCCGCGCGCCCGTCTCGCGCGAACTGCCCTACGAGTGGTACGACACGCCCAACATCCGGGTCATCCCGATCAAGGATTTCCGCCGTTTCTGTCGCAAGAAGGGCTTTGCCGTGCGCCGCGAGGTGACCATCACCACGCACCACCACGAAGAAGAAGGGCGAGTGGTGACTTTCCTGCCCAATCTTCGCGCATCCTACGGCATTTACATGCTCGAACGCTTTGCAGAGCGCTGAAAAGGCGCCGTCTGCGGCGTTGCTGCGAAAGCGCCGATCCCTCGTGTATATCTTTATACACGTCGGGCCCGGCGCTTTCTTGCGCCTTGCATCCGACGCCTTTTGAGCGCTCTGGCCGATGCTGAAAAAGCGTCGTCTGCGGCGTTGCTTCGAACCGGTCAAACCCTCGCGTATTGGCAATACGCGTCGGCTTCGGCGCTTTCGGAGCGCTCTGAGGAGTGGCGTTGCAAAAATATCGAGCCCGGCGGGAGGATGGTTCTCCCGCCGGGCTCGTTTTTGATGTGTGGTCGAAAAGGCGTGCGGCTACAGCGCCTCGCGCAGGCACGCGCCCAGGCGCTTGATGCCCTCGTTGATGCGCTCGGGCGTGGAGTTGGAGAAGTTCAGCCTGAAGGCGTTGTCCGTGCCGTCCACGTAGAAGGGCCTGCCCGGCACGAAGGCCACGTTGCAGGCGATGGTCTTCTCGAAGAGCGCCGACGCGGAGACGCCCTCGGGCAGTTCGCACCACAGGAACATGCCGCCCTCGGGCCGCGAGGCCGTGACCTCCACGGGAAAGTGCTTCTCGATGGCCTCGACCATGCAGTCGCGGCGCTCGCCGTATTCCTTGCGGATCAGCGCGATGTGCTCGTCGAGGTCGGTGTCCGCCAGGAAGCGCGCCAGCACGCGCTGCGTGAAGGTGGAGGTGTGCAGATCCGAGGCCTGCTTGGCCGTGACCAAATGATGCATGAGCGCGGGCTTGGCAGCGATCCAGCCCAGCCGCAGCCCCGGAGCCACGATCTTGGAGAACGAGCCCATGAGCACGGCCCGCTCGTCGTCGAAAAAGGCCCGCACGGGCGGCATGTCGTGGCCCAGGAAGCGCAGTTCGCCGTAGGGGTTGTCCTCCAGCAGCACCGCGTTCGAGGCGGCCAGCAGGCGGGCGGCCTCCTGGCGCGTGGTTAGATCCCAGGCCGTGGAGGAGGGGTTCTGGAAGGTCGGCACGACGTAGAAGAGACGCGCGCCTTCCTCCAGGCGCAGGGCGAGTTGTTCGAGGTCCGGCCCCGAGGGGGTCAGGTCCACGGTCGAGAATTCCACGCCGAACATGGAGAAGCACTGGATGGCTCCCAGATAGCCCGGCCGCTCGATGAGCACGGTGTCGCCCTCGTCGAGCAGGGTCTTGGCGATCAGGTCCAATCCCTGCTGCGATCCCGAGGTGATGAGGATTTCCTCGGGCGGGATGTCCAGGCCCCATTTTTCGCGATAGCGGCGCGAGATGAACTCGCGAAGCGGAGGAAAGCCCTCGGTGGTGGAGTATTGCAGCGCCTGCGGCCCGGCCTCGTCGAGCACGGCCTGGGTCGCTTCGGCGAAGCCGCGCACCGGGAAGTGGTCGGGGCTTGGCAGGCCGCCCGCGAAGGAGATGACCTCGGGCCGTTGCGTGACCTTGAGGATTTCGCGGATGTAGGACCGTCGGACATTGGCCATGCGCCGGGAAAATTGCATAGGGCGTCTCCGGATGAAGGCGAATGACGCGGAATCTGCACCGGCCCCGCGCGAAAGGCAAGCGGGATGTTTGCCCCGGCCGGGCCTGAAGTCCTCAGGCGTCGGGATTTTTGCCGCGCGCGGCGGCCTTGAGGGCGCTGTCCACGATGAAGGCGGAGCGGGTCATGCCGCGTGACTTGGCCGCCCGGTCGATGATGTTGCGCACGTAGACCGGCATGGTGACGTTCACGGGGCGGGCCTTTTTTTCCAGGAAGGAGAGGTCGATCTCCACCATGACCACGGCCCCGTCCCTGGCCTCCTCGCTGGCGAGGACGACGTCAAGGGGAGAGGGCGGGGGGGGCGCGTTCTCGGTGTCCTCGAAGAAGAGCTCGACCGCTTCCTGCGCGCCGGTCTCAAGTTCTTCCATGGTGTCGCCAGCAGTGAAGGATCCGGGAAAATCGGGGATGGTCGCGCTGAATCCGGGCGTGTCCGGGTCGGTATGCACGATGATGGGATACTTCATGGCTTTTCCTCGCTGCCGTTGGCCGGTCATTGCTGGAGTGTGACGCCCGACTGGCGTTCGATGTTGCGCAAGGTCCCCTTCTTGATGTCCTTTCGGGGATCGGGAACGATGGTTGTTCGTCCGTCGGGATGGCGCATCTTGAGGTGGCTGCCTTTCTTGGCGACTTGCTGAAACCCGGCCTGCTCCAGCTTCCTGATCACCTCGCGGCTCGTCATGCGGGAAAGATACGCATTATGCGCATTGCGGTCAAGGACGCGCATGCCTATGCATTGTGACACAGGGCGGCGGCCTGAAGGCCTATCTTCGCAGCAAACCGTACTTCTTGAGCTTGTATTGCAGCGTGCGGCGGCTGATGCCCAGAGCCTCGGCGGTCTTTTCGCGGTGGCCGCCGTGGACCGCCAGCGCGCGCTCGATGGCCTCGCGCTCCACGTCGTCCAGCGAGCCCGAGCCCCGCGCTCCCAGTTCGCGCAGCGAAGCGAGACCCCCCCCGGACGGACGATCCGCACCCACGTCTTTTCGCGTGCGGCCCTGATCCGGCGCAGCCTCGCCCAGCCCACCCCAGGCGCGCACGATCTGCGGCGGCAAAAGGTCCGGGGTCAGGGTGTCGGCCCGGGCCAGGATCAATGCGCGTTCGAGCACGTTCTCCAATTCGCGCACGTTGCCCGGCCAGTTCCAGGAGAGCAGTGCATCCAGGAACGCGGGCGAGGGCTCGCGCACCTGCTTGCGGTTCTTTTCGCCCAGCTTGCGTAGAAGATGTGCGGCCAGAAGCGGAATGTCGTCGGGCCGCTCGCGCAGCGGCGGGATGGTCAGTTCCAGCACGGCCAGCCGGTAGTAAAGATCCTCGCGGAAGCGTCCGGCCTGGGCCTCGGCCTTGAGGTCTCGGTTGGTGGCGGCCAGAATGCGAACGTCCACGGGCACGGGCTTGACCCCGCCCAAGGGCTCGATCACGCGCTCCTGCAAGGCGCGCAGGAGCTTGGCCTGCAAGGCCTGCGGCAACTCGCCCACCTCGTCCAGAAAGATCGTGCCGCCGTCGGCAAGCTGGAAGCGGCCGGGTTTGTTGCTCACCGCGCCGGTGAAGGCCCCCTTGACGTAGCCGAAGAGTTCGGATTCCAGGAGGTCGCCGGGCAGGGCCGCGCAGTTCACGCGCACGAGCGGCCCGCGCGAGCGGTGGCTGGCCTGGTGCAGCATCTCGGCCACGAGCTCCTTGCCCGTGCCGGACTCGCCCTGGATCAGCACCGTGGCCTCGGCCGGGCCCACCTGGGCGATGACCTCGCGCAGGCGGTCCATGGACGGGCTTTGCCCCACCAGCACCGGGCCTTCGCTTCGGCCCTCGCGCAACAGGGCGTTCTCGCGCACCAGCCGGGCGAAATCGTAGGCCCGCTCCAGCACGGCAGCCAACTCGTCGTTGTCCACGGGTTTGGTCAGGTAGTCGTGCGCGCCGTGCTTCATGGCCTCCACTGCCGCGCCCACCGAGCCGAAGGCCGTGAGCATGATCACCGGCAGCCCCGGCCGCTGGGCCATGATCTCGGCCAGCACGGCCGAGCCGTCCATGTCCGGCATGCGCATGTCCAAAAGCACCACGTCCGGGTTGACGCTCAAAAGTCGGGCCAGCCCCTCGCGGCCGCCGCCAGCTTCTTCCACGCGCCAGCCCTTGTCCGTGAGCACCGCGCCGAGCATCAGGCGATGTCCCGGCTCGTCATCGATGACCAGCACCGTGCGTTCAGCCATGGTTCTCGCTCCCCTCGGCCGCTGCGTTCAAGATGATGTGCGCGCGCGTGCCTTCGTCCGGCGCGCTTTCGATCTCCAGCCGCCCGCCCCAGGATTCCACGATTCCCTGGACGATGGACAGCCCAAGGCCCGTGCCGCCCTGCCGGGTGGTGAAGAACGGTTCCAGCGCCCGTTCACGCTCGGTCTCGTCCATGCCCCGGCCGTTGTCGGCCACGGTCAGGCGCGTAAGCGGGCCTTCCCGCGTGGCCAGGATGCGCACCGTGCCGCCGTGTTCGGGCAGCGCGGCCAGGGCGTTCAGCACCAGATTCAGGAGCACCTGGGAAAGGCCGTCGGCATCGGCCAGCACGGCCGCGTCCTCGACTTCGACGTTGATTTCCGCCCCGTGCTCCTCGGCGTCCAGTGCCAGGAGCCTGGCCACGTTCTCGGCAGCCGCGCGCACCGGCACGGCCGAAAGGCTCTTCGCCCTGGGCCGGGCCAAAAAGAGCAGGTCGGTGATGACCTTGTTCAGGCGGTCGGCCTCGCGCACCATGGTCGCGGCGTAGTCCTCGTCGGGCTTTTGTCCGGAGAGTTTTTTGGCGAAGAACTGGGCGAAGCCGCGCAGCGAGGAGAGCGGATTTCTGACCTCGTGCGCCACGGCCGCCGCCATGCGGCCCACGGCGGCCAGCTTCTCGGCGGACTTCAGCCGCTCCTCCAGGGCCGATTCGGCGGTGCGGTCGCGCAAGAGCATGATGCGCCCCCGGCCCTCACCCGGTTCGCCCAAGGCGCGTGCGATGATCTCCAGACGGTGGCCGCCTGCCATGGCCGTGCGCGCCGCCTCGTCGGACGCGGCCGCCTCGGGCAGGACGTCGCGCACGTCGCGGCCGATGAGTTCCTCGGCCGGACGGCCCAAAAGGGCGAGCGCGCTTTGGTTGGCGGCGTCCACGCGGCCCTCGCCGTCCAGGGTCAGGAGGCCGTCGGGCATGGTGTCCAAGAGGCGGGAGTTGAAGCGTTCCAGCCGCGCCAGGCGTTGGCCCGTCTCGCGCCGCCGCGCGTAGGCGCTGGCCAGGAATAGGAACAGGCTCGACGCCAGAAGGATGAAGCCGGTCTGGTACATGGCCGCGCGCGTCTCCTCGGCGGAGATGCGCAGGTATTCCTCGGCCCCAAGGCCGAGGGCGAAATGGACGGTTTCCGCTTCGGCGGGTGTGCAGCCCAGCGCCGGATCGATGGAGCACAGTTGCGAAAGCGGTCGCGCGGCGCGTTCGAGCGAAAGAAAGACGCGACGCTCGCCCATGGGGACGAAACCGTGCCAGGGCTGGCCAGCGGCCATGGCCGCAAGGGCTTCGCGGGGGATTTTGGGCGGTCCGCCCATGTCCTGCTCGCCGAAGGCGACGAGCGGCCGACCGTCCGCCGTGACCAGGCCAAGCCAGCGCACGTCGCTGCCTTGCACGGTCTCGCGGAAGAATTCGTCGGCCAGGGGGCCAAGTCCCAAAAAGCTTTTGTCGGGCGGGGGTTCGCGCTGGCCGAGCCTTGGGCCGCGCTCGTCATGGCGTTCCGGGCCGGGGTGCGGCATGGCCGGGCGCAGGCGTCGCATCAGGTGCACCTGCACCCCGCGCGAGACGACCCCGGCGGTCAGGGTCAGGTGGCGGTCGAGAAGCTCCTGCTGGCGGCGGACGCCGTCCCAGGCCATGAAGATGAGACTGGCCGCAACGACGAGCATGGCCGCGACGGCCATGACGCCCGCGGCTCCGCTTCCTTTATTTTCGGCCTGGATATCCATGGGGGCAAGTTTGTAGCCCGCTTCGGGGGCTTTTGGCTAGAGCGCTTGCGCCCCCCGAGGGGGCCGGGTCCGGCGGAGGCGTCGCCGGACCCGGCAGGGGCGTGTGTGTGAGGCATCAGGGGATCAGGAAGGCAAGGTGAGATTTGGTTGGTTAGCCGCGTCCGCCAGGGCCGCCGGGGCCGCCGCGCTTGCCGAAGGTCGGGCCGTCGCAGTCGCATCCGCCGCCGCGTCCGCCGCGCTTGCCGCCGCGTCCGCCGAAGGCCGGGGCGTCGATGCCGGCGTCTTCGAGCTTCTTGGTCAGAACTTCACGTTCGGCAAAAGCCTTGGCGCGCAGGTCCTTCATTTCGGCGACCAGGGTCTGGATGCGCTTGGGGTCGTTGCCCTGCAGGGCGTCGAGTTCGGTCTGCCTGGCCCACATTTCCTGGCGCAGTTCGAACATCTTCTTCTGATGCTCGTCCATGATGGTTTCGAAGGCCTGCTGCTGCTCGGGCGTCATGACTACCGGACCGCCGCCGAAGCCGGGGCATCCGCCGTAGCCGGGGCCGCGCGCGAAGGCGTTGGTGGCCAGAAGGCCCGCCAGCATGGCGGTTACGGCCAGGATGGTAAGAGTGCGTTTCATGTCGATCCTCCTCATGACGCTGGTGGTGATGTGTGTGGCGTCGTTCATGCCTGCCCTTTAGCGAGACCCGTGCCAAACGTGAAAAAGTATTTAAATCAAAGTGTTGAGTGGAGATGGCGGTACGACGTCCGGGCGTAGTTGTGCAACATGTTGCACTAGGTATGTGTATGTATTTGCACAAGGTGCATGCACAGCCCCGTCGCGTTGACAACGCCCGGTCGAGGGGCTACCCACTGCCGACCGGAACGGAGGTGCGCCATGCGCGAGAAGGTTGAAGCCGCCCTGGAGAAGATCAGGCCGCATCTGCGGCGCGACGGCGGCGACGTGGAGCTTGTCGAGATCACGGCCGAGGGAGTGGTGCGCGTGCGCCTGACCGGCGCGTGCAAGGGTTGCCCCATGTCGCGGCTCACGCTTCGCAACGGCGTCGAGAAGGTCGTGCTCAAGGAAGTACCCGAAGTCGTGGCCGTTGAAGCCGTGCAAGACGACGCGCCGACCGCGTCTACGAGTTGCTGCCCGTCCGCGTAGCGGTCGAGCGGACGCCCGCGCCGAACCGTCACCCATCATCATCGAATTTTTGAGGATACCCATGAGCGAGATCGTCACCCGTTTCGCCCCGAGCCCCACGGGCTACCTGCACGTAGGCGGCGCGCGCACGGCCATTTTCTCCTGGCTTCTGGCCCGCAGCCAGGGCGGCAAATTTCTTCTGCGCATCGAGGACACCGACCGCGAGCGCTCCACGCCCGAGGCCACGCGGGCCATTCTGGACGGCATGGCCTGGCTTGGCCTTGAGCACGACGGCGAGCTCGTCTACCAGTCCGAGCGCGGCCACATCCACAACGCGGCCGTGGATGCCATGCTCGAAGCGGGCACGGCCTACTGGTGCGAGTGTACGCCCGAAGAGGTCGAGGCCATGCGCGAGAAGGCCCGCGCCGAGGGCAGGAAGCCCAAGTACGACGGCCGCTGCCGCGAGCGCGGGCTCGGCCCCGGACCGGGCCGCGTGG from Alkalidesulfovibrio alkalitolerans DSM 16529 carries:
- a CDS encoding amino acid ABC transporter ATP-binding protein, which produces MAFLVERTEPARPPAKPLGPVVVSVRGVRKSFERGQCALCGVDLDVRQGEVVVVIGPSGSGKSTLLRMINGLESPDAGRVVVDGIDVEASRANRDLVRRRVGMVFQHFNLFPHLSVLENVNLAQRLAQGKSRAEATAASRELLDRVGLLDKADSYPSALSGGQQQRTAIARALALRPRIMLFDEATSALDPEVIGEVLEVMRGLAAEGMTMIVVTHEMGFAREAGDRIVFMDQGAVVEEGMAAEFFLAPREERTRRFLSQIL
- a CDS encoding glutaredoxin family protein yields the protein MPTDSIKFWGLTTCIHCKKAKQFLDDCGVAYELTYVDKLEGDERKQTIEEVKKHNSALSFPTILVGDTVVVGFNEADLKAALKL
- a CDS encoding ferredoxin-thioredoxin reductase catalytic domain-containing protein; translated protein: MDAKELYARLKPLQEKQGFLFNPDESYTMPLLEGLLVNKERYGYMACPCRLATGQYDKDRDIICPCAYRADDVAEYGACYCALYVSEAYRDGRIERRTVPERRPADKVQEAFEAALGC
- a CDS encoding amino acid ABC transporter permease is translated as MQPLTKVRSTKLDAVLLPLLAAVAGYVVWLFAVDLDYQWRWSSVLTMFARRDPETGALVANILTQGLLTTLKLSVWSMGLALIVGTLMGVAGSAVAGPGRRRGRLFWRLVAGSYVTFVRNTPPLVLIFLFYFFIGDQIMAWLGVEDMARGLSAPWQETLAFWAAPPARFTAFCSAVLTLALYEGAYIAEIVRAGILSVERGQWEAAYALGLSPRQRLVRVVLPQAFRRSVPSLAGQFIATIKASSIVSVISIPELTFQAMAVMASTSRVYEVWLTVFACYLALCLSLSLASRRLEAWFARRG
- a CDS encoding amino acid ABC transporter permease translates to MNARTPTPFSSPAPDSPMPRSVCKAEALWRVLPDLATFVALVAIVTHGLLEGARNLGYHWQWYAVPRFILETGEAGLTAGPLLSGLALTLWIAALALPLSFVIGLSACLLSLSNSFTGRLVARCYLETVRNTPLLIQIFVVYFVFAPLLDMDRFWAGVIALALFEGAYASEIMRAGIVSLPRGQWEAAYSLGLSTRQAYARVILPQALRRALPPLTGQTVALVKDSALLSIISIFELTFQAQKIVSDTFMTFEIWFTAAALYLIVTCTLSALSRALERRVRVEA
- a CDS encoding transporter substrate-binding domain-containing protein gives rise to the protein MRRTTIIIACLLAILAALPAMADVRRDLTEAGTMEQVFRRGVLRVGMDIFEPWAMKDKNGEFIGFEIDVARRLAGDLGVRLELVPTKWDGIIPALLTGKFDVIIGGMSIRADRAKKVNFTIPYDVSGMSIVANTQRLPGKTRIEDFDDPSVTVAARAGTTAAKAAEKFLPKAKLLLFNDEPQAVQEVLSGRAQAFVSMAPKPAFEAIANPGKLYLPFSGTFTSEPNAMALRKGDPDSLNLLDSWIRAVEAEGWFKERRRYWFETRDWADQLP
- the metX gene encoding homoserine O-acetyltransferase MetX, with amino-acid sequence MSEYDVTSLVGGSVGRVEKRFATLAEPPHTLRLECGREIGPVTLAYETWGELSPEGDNCVLVCHALTGDSHAAGYYTSEDQKPGWWDIMIGPGKPIDTDRYFVVCSNVLGSCMGSTGPASIKPGTDEFWGMDFPIVTIGDMVEAQRLLLDNLGVKRLLSVVGGSVGGMQVLEWSVRYPERVASAIPLATTCEHSALAIAFNEVARQAIMADPAWNEGAYHGGPFPDYGLAVARMVGHVTYLSDEAMRRKFGRNLQDRCSLTYRFEPEFQVESYLRHQGRKFTERFDANTFLYLTKAADYFSLAQAWGGGSLTRAFSRAACRYLVASFTSDWLYPTYQSRAMVQAMKKNGLQVSFCEITADLGHDAFLLPSARLNSLITGFLTDTLARVREGGDAL